A region of the Ranitomeya variabilis isolate aRanVar5 chromosome 5, aRanVar5.hap1, whole genome shotgun sequence genome:
taataaaagattaGATCAGCCGGTGATCGAGTGGTCACATCAGGAGCGGGTCACTGCGGGCACCGTCCATAGCTTAAGAAAATGGCTTCTATGATTTGTTAGAATGAAATAACATTAATGCTCATGTCAACGCATGTCCGATTGAATGTTGATCCACTTGTGATCCTGCATGATGATCCGGTCTGATTGACTCTGGGGATCATGAATGTTGATCCGGTCTGATCAAATGTTGATCGACTTGAGACTTGTGGTCTGGTCAGTTTGAAACACAGGATCATGAATATTATGATCAACACTGGGATCCTGGTCTGATCGCACTTGTGATCCCAAAATAACGATCTGGTCTGATTGATTCTCAGGATCATGAAATGTTGATCCGGAATGGTCGATGCTCGAAAACATAAACACTGATCTGATCGACTCTCGTGATTGTGAATGTTGATCCACTTTGATCCAGACTCTCGATTAATCATTTTGATTCCGGACTGATCGACGCTCGGAAATTGAAACGTTGATCTGATCGACTCTCATGATCGTGAATGTCCATCCGGTCTGATACACACTAGGGATTACGAATTTTCAATCCGTCTGATCGATCCTCTGGATCATGATTATTATGATCGACACTTAGGATTCCAGGATGACGATTCGATGTGATCCACAAACGGAATTATTAAAGTTCATTCTTTCTATTTGACAGGTGAGATTCTGATTGGTGATCCGGTCTGATGGACACTCTGGATCATGTTGTTCCAGTTTGATCGATACTCGGAAACATCAACATTGATCTTATCTGATCCACACTTGGGATAAGAGGGAACCTTTTTgcctttatgttttttttttcctagttCACTTCTTATGAAGCAATCGTGAAGACACAGCCTTCTAGAGTTTCTCCGTGACCTTTCCCTTCATTCACATTTTTCCCATCCCATATGTAGGTGTTATGCAATGACAATGCAGAATCTCTGCCGAATAGGTGTCCGCCTTCACTGACCTGTAGGATGGGCTGTACGGTTGGGGAAGGACTAGACAAAATACAGGCAGCACCTTGTGCACTGCGAGACACTGGGACACATTGCACCATGGCTCTGAAGCCGGACTCCTACGTGGTGCTGAACGATGGGAATAAAATGCCGGTGATCGGATTTGGCACCTTCGCCCCGGACACGGTGAGTGCATCAGACATAAAGCACAGGCTGTACCACTGAATCCAAAGCAAAGCGGCATTACTGCTGGTCTCTCACCACCGCAATGTTTCCCTATTTGGGACACCATGCCATCACTCCGTGCGTTACTTATTTCACAGGGAAACATTGAGAATCATAAAAATATCATCTTATTCCGCACAGTACACCAAAGAACAGGCCGGTGAGAGCACCAAGGTCGCCATTGACGTCGGATACCGCCACATCGACTGCGCCTTTTTATACAGGAATGAGGTCCAGGTCGGAGAAGCCATTAGATCAAAGATTGCAGATGGGACTGTGAAGAGGGAAGACATATTTTACACTGGGAAGGTGACCAATGAAAAAATAGTTTTCACTTTAACATGACCACTAGGTGGCGATGATGAGCTGTTACAGGTTTTTAATTTATTCTTCAGCTTTGGAATAATAACCACACTCCAGAGAGGGTCCGATTGGGGCTGGAGAAATCTCTGAAGGATCTGCAGCTGGATTACATGGATCTCTTCCTGATCCACACCCCCATGGAGTTTAAGGTTTGTGGATATATGTGTGGGATCGACCGCAGCTCCCAATCAGATCAGAGCAGAAGACATTAATTATATGTGAactctttttttttctccagcctGGAGATAATCCCTTTCCCACAGACGAAAATGGGAAACTGATTTTTCATAACACAGATATCCGAGAAACATGGAAGGTAAAATATATGAAAGATTATGGGTGACTTCAGGCGGAATGACTTCTCCTCCTCTTACCATAACCATCTTACCATCTGACCATAACCTCTAGGCTATGGAAGCGTGCAAAGACGCCGGCCTCGTCCGATCCATCGGAGTCTCCAATTTTAACCGCCGGCAACTGGAGCTGATTCTCAACATGCCAGGACTCAAGTACAAACCAGTGTGTAACCAGGTACATATCAATCACATATAAATGTCCTAAAAAATGAGACAAAGTGGCAATCTTCCTTACAGGTTGTGTGGTATTGCAATACCAGATATAACTCATAGACAgctgtggcgctgtttctggaaaatAAGAAGCCATGTTGCTGTAATATTTTGCTATCAACCTGTTGTTTACAGTGAAATGTTCTTTAAATAATTCCATATTATCCACAttgttatatatattatatatatagtaaTGAGCCATTATATCTCTGCACAGGTGGAATGTCACATATTCCTCAATCAGAGCAAATTACTGGAGTTCTGCAAATCTCGTGATATCATGCTGGTCGGATACAGTGTACTGGGGTCCAGCAGAGCAAAGGGCGCGTAAGAACAAGAATATTGTTTTATTATATCTGATGGTGTCCCAGAAAAAaggcatatatataaatataactactataacactgcctcctatgtacaagaatataactactataatactgcctcctatgtacaagaatataactactataatactgctcctatgtacaagaatataactactataatactgcccctatgtacaagaatataactactataatactgctcctatgaacaagaatataactactataatactgccccttatgtacaagaatataactactataatactgcccctatgtacaggaatataactactataatactgcccctatgtacaagaatataactactataatactgctcctatgtacaagaatataactactactagatggtggcccgattctaacgcatgaggtattctagaatatgcacgtagtatattgcccagtgacgtagtatacagcacagagccatgtagtatattgcctagctacgtatgtcacaggttaaaaaataaaaaataaacatactaaacatactcaccttccgatccgagggccccttgtagttctaacatactcaccatacttgtagttctgtcgcctgtgcgcggtgcaggcggcagcttccggtcccagggtttgatgatgtcgcggtcacatgaccgtgacgtcatggcaggtccttctgccatacgatccttggtaccggaacctgccacttgcaggcGATGCAGGCGATGAtgtaatttccggccgcccggccagatgcggtagttaaatgccgctctctgcgtttgacagcggcatttaactagttaatgggcgcgggcggatcgcgattccgctcgcgctcattgcgcgcacatgtcagctgtacaaaacagctgatatgtcgcggctttaaggtgggctcgccgccggagcccaccttaaagcgggggttctgccagctgacgtactattccgtcagctggcagaaaggggttaattatttttaacattagatccttttactgttgacgttgcataggcagcgtcaatagtaaaaacttggtcacacagggttaatagcggcggtaacggagtgagttaccactggcattaaccctgtgtgagcgctgactgcggggagtatggagcgggcgccgggcactgactgcaggggagtagggagggagtaattggactgtgcccgtcactgattggtcgcggcagccatgacaggcagctggggagaccaatcagcgaatgaatatccgtgacggaagttgccgacagaaggacagaaagacggaagtaccccttagacaatcatatatatagataatactgccccctatgtacaagaatataactacttgttTCATTGCCCATGTCTTACCCTTTACATCCTGTCTCATGTAATAGTGACTATCCTGTGATAGTAGTAACAGTATCATCCATAGTATGCATATGATAGAATTACATATAGTGCTGATATAATAGTGTCGCTCACAGAATGAGACATCACAGACGGCCGTATAatgacttttcatttttttttttccgagaACCATTAACCAATGTgcttgttttctttcctttcaccAAAATTTTATAATCATGTGAGATTTAGTTTATTTTCTTTCTGACAGGATTGATCAGAATTCCCCCAAAGTGCTTGAAGACCCCGTATTAAATACAGTCGCTAAGAAGCTGAACCGCTCTCCTGCGCAGGTGGCCCAAAGATATTTGTTACAGAGGGGATGTGTCGTCTTGGCAAAAAGCTTCAGCCCTGAGAGGATCAAGGAAAACTTCCAGGTAAATGAGGAAATTAACATTTGAAAAATTTCCTTCATctaaaaaaaagcaacaatattttttattacttttcacTTACAGGTTTTTGACTTTGACTTAAGTGATGAAGACATGAAATCTCTAGATGGGGTCAATAAAAACATGCGTTACCTGATTATCGATGCGTAAGTGTCTTTCCTGACATTCTAGCTTCCGAGaacatatttattcatttttttctttatatttacttttattattatttttaagattatgtattaatgtatttttatttatattttagttTATGTAGTTACTTTACTTTTGTATTCTGTCTTTTACTTTAGTTGGAAAGAAAGCCCTAAGTTTCCATATCACGATGAATACTAAGAACGTTGGccaatttttctggattcataCTATCAACCCCGGTGTCTTAGTATCTTAGTCTAGCAGATTGTGATCTTCAGAGAATATACGATCTAAGAAATGTATTCTGGCTTTGGTATAGCGCTTATTATGGCTCAGATTTAAAATGACTTTAACACCTAATGAGAAATTCTACGGCTGAGTTCAGATGATCCCATTCGACAGCAAAATCTCTTTGTGTTTTAAGTCAAGAGTACAACATTCTTCTGTATAttgtaataaaatacattttatgtGCAACTTACTTTGAAGTTGTCAACtgtttaaaagttttcccaatacCCCTTTATCTAATCAAAAACTAATGATGTAATTCAGTACCTTGAATCCTTTTAAAATTCTGTACAACACAGTATAAATTTCATTGTTTTAAGTCTTTCACATGATTGTCACATAGCTGAGAATCTGTAAGGGCATCTATGATCGTGCCCATAGCGGTCCCTTAGCTTTTTAAACATCCTTAAATTTATATGAATTTGTCTTTTATCATTTTCTTTTAAAACACTCTTTTCTGTTGCTTTCCACCATGTAAGTTTTATTTTTACTGATCTGGCTTTAAATATGATACATGAATAGTAATAAATCATCCGTATCAATATATCATGATGTGAGAGTGTCCCCAAGGTCAGCATCATTGTTGTCAGATATCTCAAACCATGGGCTCCTTCCATATCCCTTGTGCTAGGGTGCACTCTAGCCATCCCTGCTCCCCAAATTACTTGTAATGATGAAGACATTGTGGCCACGTACCTTGCCGAGCTCCTGAATCCACGTTTAATATGTTCCATCCCCCACCCAGGGAATTGGGTAGTAGTGTTTGAAAATACACACACCAGACTATCAAGGAAATATGTACAGtagtaaaggaaaatacaaatcacACTaacatgcactcacaaacaacagagtggaacatcgTAGAGtgaaggaaggaaaaaacaaacagacagaagaggatgaggatatgcacacaaCAGAAAAACCAAACAACAGTCTTTACATAAACATCCCAAACACCTCCTCATACAACCAACACTTCCAGCTCCAAAGCCAGGCAGCAAGAAACTAACACTGGCATTCCTGAAAGCAGAGGCCAGTATACATAGgaaaggggagtggccaacactgaacagcttagACCATCAACAGCTGGAAAGCTCTAGCAGCTCTTTAACTGAATATtttaacccctgtactgctagcagaaacctgcaccgtttaatatgatggtgaggagcttctaatcagtgcaggagtgcgggaaatcagacgctgtggtcttctgaaaCTGTCTATGTCTCAGTAAACCCGTAACATGCAAtagctttttttcatgttttttagtaATTTCATAAGAAATTTCACATTACTGGCTACATTGATATTTTGTTAAATATAAGCTCCTTGCATTGCGTTCTGACCTCATGATGTCACAGGGGCATTAAAACATGACAGGTGCCCATGTTGCCTTTTTCAATTTGCCAAGGAGGAAGCCGGATCAGTGTAGATCGTATGTTTTTGCCCATGTCTACCTGATAGCTTGGCACTGGTATATACAGACCCCTATATGGCAGAACACAGAGTTCCCACGGGTCATTATTGTGAGCTCATATCTGACAACCCATCCAGATTTGTCTACAAATCTGCATGTCCCCGTATACTGTATGTGTCACCCTCTTCTATTAAGGGCCTGTGAAGTGCCCGCCagggcggcggggtactcggtaccgggtctggtcgcttcttaaaggggatgaatcggtggctgcgacccggtccgtggccctgggcgcccaataaaaagggggaaaggtcttttaaggggaattgtagataaagtttgtcgtgacgccacctgtggtgattGGTCAGtagggggtcctctgggggatgttgttgcagcaaggatggtatcgcttcccacaagcagggtccccaggggtcctatagtgtatggcaaggatggtgtatgccgggcAATGAACAAAGGacgcaagttgtaaagtctttacctggtttactgtagttggcaggccacagtccagggtaccaggcactgaTGGTGATGCAGCCCGGCCGGCTCAGAAGCAATGGGAGAATCCATTTTCCAGTTGAGGtcagtgagcctttccaactagcgcttgctgtatatgaagtccctgctgcctgaagctttctgcagagtcctctattccccctgtcctgagacaggtacctgcatgacgggcaactttagcctttttatagggactctatcatgccctggggtcctcaggtgctgctgcgtctcaggtgtggtgtgggccaatcccataaagttctcagcccttcggttctgccaagtgtcctacagttccactaaggcctcgggctcccaATACCCGgtactgcgcttcggctctgagggtgaacggtcacagttcccctctgagctttgttcctctcctctgctcctttcctcagaagctccaccacatacaacccttcgggtccttctccttccagaggctgcagctccacgtggctgccaggcctccctgtctgctctctcagacttctttctcctcctgtgtctctcccagactagcctaactcctcctccaggtcaggatacatatagctaagggaagctcccctgaatccgggtcctgagctccccctcctggcctggttttggaaggtgttgtgtgtgagtgCATTACCTGgcaaagagaactccattgcctccaagcatgatatcaccctccccgaagggaaggcaacatcactgcagcagccggtcacctggggtgctgcacctgTATGTACATGCATGTGGTTTGACCCCATGGAAGATGCCATATAGTTGTATGACAGCTACAATTATTCACATGCAATATGGCTGCTATTATTCATCTATATACATTGCAGCCACCTGCCAGTCATATGCCCCCATATACATGATATCACCCtctccgaagggaaggcaacatcactgcagcagccggtcacctggggtgctgcccCTGTATGTACATGCATGTGGTTTGACCCCATGGAAGATGCCATATAGTTGTATGACAGCTACAATTATTCACATGCAATATGGCTGCTATTATTCATCTATATACATTGCAGCCACCTGCCAGTCATatgcccccatatacagtgcacTTAATTACCAAACACATTCAAGGCTGAAAGttttggtacccttgaaattgttccagaaaatgaagtatttctcccagaaaaatattgcaattacacgttttgttatacacatgtttatttcccttggacataattttacacaaaaccccaaaaatgggccaggcagaatcgttggcacctttccaaaattgtgggtaaacaactttgtttcaagcatgtgatgctcgttcaaactcacctgtggcaagtaagagGTGTGGGCAAtattaaaatcacacctgaaatcagataaaaaggggaaaagttggcttattctttgcattgtgtgtctgtgtgagcCACACTAAAAATGGAGAGCAGAAAGAGGAGAATGGAACTGTCTgatgacttgagaaccaaaattgttgaataaTATCAACATTCTCAAGACTattagtccatctccagagatcttgatgcttctttgtccacggtgtgcaacataatccagaagtttacaacccatggaactgtagctaatctccctggacgtggacaacAGTGTAAAATTGATGataggttgcaacacaggatagtctagATGGTGGCTAAGAAGCCCCAGTCAAGGTCAaaataaattcaagctgtcctgtaggCTCAGGGTGCATGAGTGTCAGCGCGAACTGTCCAATGACATTTAAATGAaattaaacactatggcaggagacacaggaggatcCCACTGCTAACACAGATCCAACAAAAAAAAAGCcagactgcagtttgcaaaaaatgtatgtgagtaagccacaatccttctgggaaagcgtcttgtggacagatgagatcaagatagaggtttttggtaaagcacatcattcttctgtttaccgaaaacggaatgaagcctacaaagaaaataacacagtacctacagtcaaatatggtggaggatcaaagatgttttggggttgtttttctgcctctggcactcagtgccttgactgtgtgcaaggcatcatgaagtctgaagactgccaaaggattttgggtcacaatgcagtgcccagtgtcagaaagctgggtttgcgacctaggtcatgggtcttccagcaggacagtggCCACAATCATActtaaagaagcacccagaaatggatggaaacaaagtgacgGAGAGTTCCGAAGTGGCCAACAATGagaccggatctaaatcccattgatcacctgtggaaagatcttaaaattactgttgggagaaggcgaaatatgagagacctggagcaattccatttgaaaggtgtaagaagcttgttggtcGTTATAAAAACTGGGCCCAACCAAATATCAAGGTGAGGGTGCCACCAATTTTGTCAggctcatttttggggttttgtgtgaaattatgtccaatttgccattttgTATTTGCTTTTTTGCTGTTGATCCaatacacataaaaaaataaaagtgtctATAACAAAAAAGTGTATTTGCAATAATATTCTGGGAGAAATAGTTCATTtactggaacaatttaaagggttgcaacacaatatatatatactgcattttCATGtcctcatatactgtatattgccTATTATATGCCCGGATATAAAGCACTGTGAATTGCCATGTATATAAATTGCAGTCACATACCCTCCCCATAGATTAACTGACAcatgacaatccctttaaaggggtttgcaTAGCCTGTAATATTCAGAAATTCTTTAGTTAGGTACATGACACATAACTTTTCTTAAAGGGCTGCACATTCCTTATCTACAACTAAAGATAAAACATAAGGCGTAACATAACAAATAAGAACCAGTACGACCAGTTACTCCACTGGTCTTATGGTATGTTTctacttttagtttttttttatgcaCATTTTGAAGCCAAAGCCAAGTGTGAATTCATAGAAAGGGGAAACCTTGGGGGTGAATTCATGAAGGCTAGGACCAGTCTTGATCAAAAATCAGCTCGACTTATATGTGCCAAGGGCATTAATATTCTCATGCGTCTAGATTAATTTGGTGCATCTTCAGAACTTCCAAGTCAAAAAACGTACTGCAGTTATGCGACTGAAAAAGCACCCAAGCTGGCGAAACGTTAAAATCCTCTGGGGGTTTTATCTGCAGCCACACAGATTTGCTGTAAGTACTATGTACTCGGCTTCTGGTTATGCCACGG
Encoded here:
- the LOC143776955 gene encoding aldo-keto reductase family 1 member C1-like; the protein is MGCTVGEGLDKIQAAPCALRDTGTHCTMALKPDSYVVLNDGNKMPVIGFGTFAPDTYTKEQAGESTKVAIDVGYRHIDCAFLYRNEVQVGEAIRSKIADGTVKREDIFYTGKLWNNNHTPERVRLGLEKSLKDLQLDYMDLFLIHTPMEFKPGDNPFPTDENGKLIFHNTDIRETWKAMEACKDAGLVRSIGVSNFNRRQLELILNMPGLKYKPVCNQVECHIFLNQSKLLEFCKSRDIMLVGYSVLGSSRAKGAIDQNSPKVLEDPVLNTVAKKLNRSPAQVAQRYLLQRGCVVLAKSFSPERIKENFQVFDFDLSDEDMKSLDGVNKNMRYLIIDAWKESPKFPYHDEY